One region of Pogona vitticeps strain Pit_001003342236 chromosome 1, PviZW2.1, whole genome shotgun sequence genomic DNA includes:
- the LOC110087181 gene encoding spermatogenesis-associated protein 7 homolog isoform X1, whose protein sequence is MVPKNSLMGPFRGHMSIKSSPFSPGSSCKLSSQYIIQDHMAMHYRKLLSAKAAVDSSAPKSLNMSIKYRDQQKREQLMKAVEKIKEEMTQVLSAPSCHSWRISMENNKGLLSRGRMPSLGGERQRSSQYLKQMHLSNESPVPNAKMIQNTVQWCLSQTPKNGRNRVQKSILSLTQPYFPLQSSRKTTMFLVPQKKPLGGDLLDTHAQCFTETKQPFTPRVLKAASKSFLSKYRYYNHPAGKKSFSLNPSSHNRTRKILR, encoded by the exons CCTTTTCTCCTGGTTCTTCCTGCAAGCTGTCAAGTCAGTACATCATCCAAGATCACATGGCTATGCATTACAGAAAATTGCTCTCTGCCAAAG CTGCTGTTGATTCATCTGCTCCAAAGAGTTTGAACATGAGCATTAAAT ACAGAGACCAGCAGAAAAGAGAACAACTGATGAAAGCAGTtgagaaaatcaaggaagaaatgACACAAGTCCTTTCCGCCCCTTCATGTCATTCCTGGCGCATTTCCATGGAGAATAATAAA GGGTTACTTTCAAGAGGAAGAATGCCATCcttggggggggaaaggcagcgcTCTTCTCAATATTTGAAGCAGATGCATTTAAGTAATGAGTCTCCAGTTCCGAATGCAAAGATGATCCAAAATACTGTCCAGTGGTGTTTATCTCAGACTCCCAAAAATGGCAGAAACAGAGTCCAGAAAAGTATTCTATCACTTACGCAGCCCTACTTTCCTCTTCAGAGCTCCAGAAAGACAACAATGTTTCTGGTCCCTCAAAAGAAGCCTCTGGGTGGAGATTTGCTGGACACACATGCGCAGTGCTTTACCGAAACAAAGCAGCCGTTTACCCCCAGAGTTTTAAAAGCAGCAAGTAAATCATTCCTTTCAAAATACAGGTATTATAACCACCCAGCGGGGAAGAAAAGCTTCTCACTTAATCCATCATCCCATAACAGAACAAGGAAGATCTTGAGGTAA